The nucleotide window GCCGACGCCGAGGCCGGCGACCCCGAGGCGCTCGCGGCCGTCGAGTCGGAGTACAAGTTCGCCAACTTCGACGACCCTCCAGAGCTGTTCTCCGACCGCGAGCTGTCGTTCCCGTACCTCCGCACACAGTACGGCCGCGTCGGCGTCATCTACCACGGGATGGTGGAGATGTACCGTGCGGCCGGCGTCGAGATCGAGCCGGCGTTCGAACGCTCCATCGTCCTCGCCATCGTCGGCGCGCAGATCTGGCTGGACGACGTGGACGACTACGAGGCCGACGCCGCCGAGGGGCAACTGACTCCCGTCACGGCGGAGTACCTCCTGGCCGACGACGACGCGGAGGCGGTCGCGCGTGTGGTCGACGTGACAGAACAGTACCTCGGCGCGGCCAAGGCGTACGCGGCACAGACGAACTCCGGGCTCGCGGGAATCGGCGCCGACTACATCAGACGCTCCGGGTCGACGGCGCCGCTACCCGGGGCCGATCAGTCCCGGTGAGGCGGCTCCCCGTCGCCGACGACACCCTCCGGCGGGCGGACGCCCTCCGGCGGCCCGCCGGCGGCGACGTCGAACTCCGGATCGAACAACTGCATCGCGGTGTAGATAGTGTTCCAGTCGTCCTCGGCGGCGGCCTCCCGGAGGCTCTTGGTCGGTGCGGCCAGCAGCTGTCCGACCAACGCGTCCGCCAGCGCCTGCACCGTCTCTCGCTGCTCGTCCGTCAGCTCGCCCTGTGACTCCAGTTTGGTCAGCGCCTCCTCCAGCTCCCGGCGTTTCGTCCGCTCTGCGGCCTCGTACATCGCCGAGACGGCGGCGTCCGCCCGGTCGCGTTTGAACTGCTCCAACAACCGGTCGAACTCCTCGTCGATCAGCGCCTCTACCGCCCGCATCTCCGCGGCGCGCTGTTCGCGGGCGGCGTCCGTCACCGCCTCCAGGTCGTCGATGTCGCGCAGCGGGACGGTCGTCTCTGCCTCCGGCGCCACGTCCCGCGGCTGGGCCAAGTCGATACACAGCGCCACGTCCCGGCGGGCGAAGTCCGACGCCCCGAGGACGTGGCCTTCGGCGTCCGTGGCCGTGACGACCACGCTCGCTCGTTCGAGCGCCCGGTCGGCGGCCGACAACGGCACCGCCTCCGCCGTGGTGTCCAGCTCTGCGGCGACGTGTTCGGCCGCCGACAGCGTCCGATTGGCGACGAGCACCCGGTCCACCGCCGCGTCGGCCAGCGACCGAGCGACGAGCGTCCCCATCTCCCCGGCACCGACGACGAGGACGGTCTCGTCGGTGACGCCCGCCTCCCGACGGGCCAACTCGACCGCGGCCGACCCCAGCGACACGGTGCCCTCGTTGATCGCCGTCTCCGTGCGGGCCCGTTCGCCGACGTGGATCGCCTTCGTGAGAATCTCCTCCAACAGCCCGTCGAGCCCGCCGACCTCGTCGGCGACGCCGACGGCGTCACGCACCTGGCCGATGATCTGGTCTTCGCCGAGCACGAGCGACTCCAGCCCGCTCGTCACCCGCATCAGGTGTCGGATCGTCTCCTCGTGGTCCAACCGGCGGACGGCCCCGGCTGGCACGTCCGCGGCGAATCCGTCGAGTGCTCGGTCCAGAGCGGCGGCGTTCTCACCGGCGACGTACGCCTCGGCCCGGTTGCACGTCGACAGCGCGAACGCCTCGTCGACGCCGGACTGTGCGAGCAGCCCGTCGACCACCTGGCGCTCCCCGTCGCCGCCCGCGGCCTCGATCTGGTCGACCGACGCGCGGCCGTGGGCGACACTGACGCCGGCGACGACTCCCGTCTCCATCATTCTGTGACCTCCCGGAGGATCCGATCTGCCTCTCGCCTGCCCTTGTCGGGTTCTTCAGGTAAATGCTTCCAAACGGCGGAGGATTCCAGAATCTCGAGAATCGCCTCTCTCCGCGTCTCTGGGTCGGGTTCGTCGGCTTTCAGCCGCTCTCGAACGTCGCCGAGCAGCTCTGCCATCGCGCCCGCCCCGTCGATCTCCGACTCCAGCCGCTGGCGGAGGTACCGCGACAACGCCGGCGCGGTGCCGCCGGTCGCCAACGCCGCCACGACGGGGTCGTCTCTGACGGTCGCGGGCACGACGACTCCACCCGCCTCGCGGCTCCCCGACCGGTCCGCGCGGTTGACGAGCGCGCCGTGGTCGCGGGCGGCGGCCGCGACGGCGTCGTTCACGGCCGTCCGGTCGGTGGCGACGACGACCAACGCCGGGTCGACCCGACGGACCCACCCGTCGGCGTCCTCCGGCGTCGGCGCCGCACGGACGAGACTCGCCCCCCCGAAGTCGGCGTCCGCGAACGCCGGGCTGACGACCACCGTCTCCGCCTCGCGGGCGAACGTCCGAGCCTTGCGCGCGCCGACCGCGCCGCCGCCGACGATCAACACTCGCCGGCCGGCGAAGTCGTGGAGCAACGGGATCACGATCAGTCGGAGTTCGTCGCCGTCTCTCCGGCCGTCTCCGTGTGGGCGTCCGCACGCTCGTCCAGCCTGATCCCGGTCTTCTTCAGGATCTGGGTGGAGAACAACGTGTCCCAGTCGTCGTCTTCGACGTCCCAGTGGTCGGCCATCACGTCACGGACCTGTTGGACCCGGCGCTGGCTCTCTGCCTCGCTGCGGCCGTGCGTCATGGCGAAGAAGTTGTACGGCCACACCCCCTCGTGGCGCGGTCGGTGGTAGCAGTGGGTGACGAACTCCAACTCCGCCACGGCCGGCCCGACCGTCGAGAGCATGTCGTCCGGGACGTCCCAGACGGTCATGCCGTTCTCCGTGTACCCCAGCGCGTAGTGGTTCGGGATCACGCCCACACGGCGCACCTTCCCCTCGCGCTCGAAGCGCTTGATCGTCTCCACGACCCACGCCGTCGGCTGCCCGATCGCGTCGGCCACGTCGGCGTACGGGGTCTCCGTCACCGGGAGGCCGCCCTGGATCTCCACGACCAGGTCGCGCTCCCGGGGGGTCAGCGACTGTGCGCCCGTCGGCGTCACGTCCGGTCCGGCGTCCGAACAGTCTACGTCGCCGTCCGGGACGGGTCCGTCGAGGAGGAACTTCGCGCCGACGTGGAACTCCTCCCGTTTCGGCATGTTGTACGTCTCCTGGCCGGTCTCCGACTCGATGTCTGCGAGCACCTCCGGCACCCGAGCCTCGTCTGCCACCGACAGCACGAACCAGACGTTCAGGTGCGGGTGCTCTCGCTCGTAGTTGTGTGCCACCTCGCGGTGGTCGTTGATCGTCTCCGTCACCGTCTCGAACTCCGGCTCCGGGGCGTGGGTGGCGACCAACGTCGCCGTGCCGCCGATCTCCTCGGCGTCGACCAGCGCGCCGAACCGAGAGAGCACTCCGTCGTCGTCCAGTTCACGGACGGCAGCCAGCAGTTCGTCGCCGGTCGTCTCCACGCCGCGCTCTCGGAGCGCGGCAGCAGCCGGCTCCCACGGCTCTGTCACGACCGGGAACCCACCCTGGAAGGCGTTGACGACCGCCCTGTCGAGCGTCGAGAGTTCCACGTCCGACTCCGCGGTGTCCATACCCTACCACCGTCCGTGACGGACATAAGCGTCGCGTTCTCACGCCCCGCCAGACTCCGTCCCCGCGTCGCCGTCGTCCAGTCGCGCCTCCACCGCCGGGTCCGGCACCCGGGTCACGTCCGGTCCCAGCTCCTCGATCCCGTCGACGATCTCGTCTTGATCGGCCGTCGCCTCGTAGTAGAACACCAGATCGAACGTCCCGTCCCGGAGGAGGTGTTGGCTCTCCCAGACGAACTCGTCGTCGTCGACGGTGAGCCCCTGGTACTGGTTCGAGGAGAAGTCCGTGGTGTCGTTGCCGGCGTAGATGTACGTCTCTCCGGCGTCTGCGTGCTCGGCGATCACCTCGTTCAGGTTGACGACGAGGTCCTGCATCTCCAGGTCCTCGTCACCGCCCAGTTCCGTGTGGACGATACAGCCGATCAGCTCGATCTCGCCGGGCTCCAACAACGCCTTCGTCCGACGGTAGAGGTCGTGATCGACCGCAGACTGTTCCGTCATACTCACGCGTTGGCCGGCGCCGGGTTAGGGGTAGCGGTTCTCTCGTGGCGTCGGAACGGACGCGTCACTGCGTCGAGCTACGGACGGTGACGGTCAGTGGTCGGCGGCGTTGGAGACGACCGCCAGCCGACGGTCGACGACCCGCAGCAGTCGATCACGCTCGATCACGGCGAACCCACCGACGACGGCCAGGAAGCCGGCTGCGGTCGGTACCGTCACCGGTTGACCCAGGAAGACGGCCGCGACGCCGGCGGCCACCACCGGTTCGAAGTACGACACCAGTGTCGTCTCGGTCGCGCCGGCCGTCGCCAACAGCCGGAAGTACAGCAGGTAGCCGAGTGCGCCGGCCACCAACGCCACGTACGCGAACGCGATCACCGCCTCCGCCGGAATCGTGGACGGCGCCGGCACCGTCTCGCCGCGGAGTCGAGAGCCCGTCAGCAGCGCCGCGGCGCCGCCGACCATCGCCCACGCCTGTACCGCCGTGGTCGGGAGCTGTGGGTCGAACGACCGCGTCCCGACGGCGCCGACCGCGAAGGAGACGGCGCCGACGAACACCAAGCCGACGCCCAGTGTCGTCCCGCCGAGCCGGCTCGGGTCCGGCTGTGCGACCAGCGCCACGCCGGCCAGCCCCAGCAGGAAGCCGACGGCGTCCGCCACGTCCGTCGACTCCGACAGCAACAGCCCCGCCAACACGGCCGTCACGACCGGCGAGGTGGAGACGACGACGCTCGCGACGCTTCCGGGGACGTACTGTGTCCCGACGAAGAGGAACGCCTGGTAGCCCGCGATGGTGAACACGGCCGCCGCCGCTGCGGCCCCCACGTCGTCTCTCGTCCGCGGGAGGAACTGCGAGCCCGTGTAGACGGCGTACGGCACCACGACCGCCGCCGCGACGGCGTACCGGAGGCCGGCGAGCAACAACGGCGGTGCGTGTGCCACGGCCACTTCGATCCCGACGAAACTCCCTCCCCACGCGAGCGACAAGACAGCGAACGGGACGAGCAGTTTCGCTTCCACACCTGTCTGTGAGTCTCCGGACATATTCGAATCTAATTCGAATAATAGCCACAAGTGTAAGACACACTTCTAACCTGCAAGCCTCTGCGCGGACCGACGGGAACCCGGAACACGTCCGACTCGGGTCGGGTGTCACCGCCCGAGTTGGAACGAACTACAAGGAGTGAGCCTGTACCCCGAGTCGTGGACGAACGAGACGTTCAGATCCTGAAGGCGATTGCAGACCTGGAGACCGGCAGCATCGAGCGCGTGAGCGAGGCGACGGACATTCCGGTGTCGACGATCCACTACCGGCTGAACAACCTCCGGGACGCGGGGGTGATCCGCAACGACCTGTACGACCTGGACCTGGACGAACTGGGGCTGGGCGTGACGGTCGTGTTGGAGGTGTTGACGAGCTACGACCACGGCCACGAGGCGATGGGCGAGGAGATCGCGGAGATCGAGGGGGTGACACAGGTGTTCTTCACGATGGGGGAGACGGACTTCGT belongs to Halobaculum sp. MBLA0143 and includes:
- a CDS encoding DMT family transporter, whose translation is MEAKLLVPFAVLSLAWGGSFVGIEVAVAHAPPLLLAGLRYAVAAAVVVPYAVYTGSQFLPRTRDDVGAAAAAAVFTIAGYQAFLFVGTQYVPGSVASVVVSTSPVVTAVLAGLLLSESTDVADAVGFLLGLAGVALVAQPDPSRLGGTTLGVGLVFVGAVSFAVGAVGTRSFDPQLPTTAVQAWAMVGGAAALLTGSRLRGETVPAPSTIPAEAVIAFAYVALVAGALGYLLYFRLLATAGATETTLVSYFEPVVAAGVAAVFLGQPVTVPTAAGFLAVVGGFAVIERDRLLRVVDRRLAVVSNAADH
- a CDS encoding DUF5778 family protein, whose product is MTEQSAVDHDLYRRTKALLEPGEIELIGCIVHTELGGDEDLEMQDLVVNLNEVIAEHADAGETYIYAGNDTTDFSSNQYQGLTVDDDEFVWESQHLLRDGTFDLVFYYEATADQDEIVDGIEELGPDVTRVPDPAVEARLDDGDAGTESGGA
- the hemA gene encoding glutamyl-tRNA reductase, producing the protein MMETGVVAGVSVAHGRASVDQIEAAGGDGERQVVDGLLAQSGVDEAFALSTCNRAEAYVAGENAAALDRALDGFAADVPAGAVRRLDHEETIRHLMRVTSGLESLVLGEDQIIGQVRDAVGVADEVGGLDGLLEEILTKAIHVGERARTETAINEGTVSLGSAAVELARREAGVTDETVLVVGAGEMGTLVARSLADAAVDRVLVANRTLSAAEHVAAELDTTAEAVPLSAADRALERASVVVTATDAEGHVLGASDFARRDVALCIDLAQPRDVAPEAETTVPLRDIDDLEAVTDAAREQRAAEMRAVEALIDEEFDRLLEQFKRDRADAAVSAMYEAAERTKRRELEEALTKLESQGELTDEQRETVQALADALVGQLLAAPTKSLREAAAEDDWNTIYTAMQLFDPEFDVAAGGPPEGVRPPEGVVGDGEPPHRD
- a CDS encoding bifunctional precorrin-2 dehydrogenase/sirohydrochlorin ferrochelatase → MIPLLHDFAGRRVLIVGGGAVGARKARTFAREAETVVVSPAFADADFGGASLVRAAPTPEDADGWVRRVDPALVVVATDRTAVNDAVAAAARDHGALVNRADRSGSREAGGVVVPATVRDDPVVAALATGGTAPALSRYLRQRLESEIDGAGAMAELLGDVRERLKADEPDPETRREAILEILESSAVWKHLPEEPDKGRREADRILREVTE
- a CDS encoding Lrp/AsnC family transcriptional regulator, with the protein product MDERDVQILKAIADLETGSIERVSEATDIPVSTIHYRLNNLRDAGVIRNDLYDLDLDELGLGVTVVLEVLTSYDHGHEAMGEEIAEIEGVTQVFFTMGETDFVVIARLPDSDDVERLISDFEALDHVDRTNSTFAVARELDTTRPLQQYDEGSLVEALTEE
- a CDS encoding Lrp/AsnC family transcriptional regulator; translated protein: MDTAESDVELSTLDRAVVNAFQGGFPVVTEPWEPAAAALRERGVETTGDELLAAVRELDDDGVLSRFGALVDAEEIGGTATLVATHAPEPEFETVTETINDHREVAHNYEREHPHLNVWFVLSVADEARVPEVLADIESETGQETYNMPKREEFHVGAKFLLDGPVPDGDVDCSDAGPDVTPTGAQSLTPRERDLVVEIQGGLPVTETPYADVADAIGQPTAWVVETIKRFEREGKVRRVGVIPNHYALGYTENGMTVWDVPDDMLSTVGPAVAELEFVTHCYHRPRHEGVWPYNFFAMTHGRSEAESQRRVQQVRDVMADHWDVEDDDWDTLFSTQILKKTGIRLDERADAHTETAGETATNSD